The sequence TCTGCCAGCTGCGCCATCACCGATTCCTCGCTCTCGCCGTAACGCGGGTACGGCGTGCATTCACCGGTGCCGCGCACGCCCTGCTGTTCGATTTCGACCACCACCACCCGGGCTTCGGTGCGGCTGCCGCGCGCAATCACGAAGGCGGTATGCAGCGGCCAGGCTTCCGGGTAAAAACGCATGTCTCTCATAACGGCTCCTGAGCGAAAACTGCGCATTCAGCCAGGCTGATGCGCCGGTGATGTTTTATAGAACAGCCTAATATATACAACTATTTAGCAAACTTTGATATCCAATCCGCCCCGGTTGTCATAAACTGGCGCCAGGGTGTGAACCTGATGTTAAATGCCGTTGCCGGTGCGCCGTTTCATCAGGTTCATACCCTTTGTATAAACACCTGTAAAAGGAATCTAGCAATGACTCAGACAGTACATTTTCAAGGCAATCCGGTCAGCGTAGCGGGCAAACTGCCACAGCAGGGCGAACAGGCCAAGGCCTTCTCACTGGTTGCCAAAGACCTGTCAGACGTAGCGCTGAGCAGCTTCGCGGGTAAACGCAAAGTCCTGAACATCTTCCCAAGCATCGATACCGGCGTCTGCGCGACGTCGGTGCGTAAATTCAACCAGCTGGCCAGCGGCCTGGATAACACCGTGGTGCTGTGTATCTCCGCCGATCTGCCGTTCGCGCAGTCTCGCTTCTGCGGCGCGGAAGGCCTGAGCAACGTGGTCACCCTGTCCACCCTGCGCGGCGCCGAGTTCAAGCAGGCGTACGGCGTCGAAATCGCCGAAGGCCCGTTGGCGGGCCTGACCGCGCGTGCGGTCGTGGTGCTGGATGGCCAGGACAACGTGCTGTACAGCGAGCTGGTGAACGAAATCACCACCGAGCCGGACTACGACGCGGCGCTGGCTGCGCTGAAATAATAAAGCCGGCGAACGCCGGCTTTGGATACCCATTAAAGGCGCCGCAAGGCGCCTTTCTTATTCTTCGCCCTCGGCGCCGCCTTTGCGGCTGCTCAGGCCATACTCGCGCAGCTTGTTGGCGATGGCGGTATGGGAAACGCCCAGGCGCTTCGCCAGCTTGCGGGTGCTGGGATAGGTGCGATACAGACGCGTCAGCACCGAGCGCTCGAAACGCTTGCTGATGTCGTCCAGCGAGCCGTCCAGCACCTCGTCGCCCAGCGACATCTCCACCTCGAACTCCGGCAACACAATATCCTGCGGCCGCAGTTCGTAGCCTTCGGTTTGCGTCAGCGCGCGGTAGATGGCGTTTTTCAACTGGCGCACGTTGCCCGGCCAGCCGTACTTGCTGAGGAAACCGCCCAAATCGCTCGCCAGCTTGGGCCGCGCCACGCCCTGCTCATCGGCGAAGCGCGCCACGAACAGCTCGGTCAGCGGCATGATGTCCTGCGGACGTTCGCGCAGCGGCGGGATGGTGATGGTCAGCACGTTGAGGCGATAATAGAGATCTTCGCGGAATTCGCCGCGCTGCACCAGCTCGGTGAGGTTTTTCTGGGTGGCGCAGATCACGCGCACGTCGACGTGCACCTCATGCTCTTCGCCGACCCGGCGGAAGGTGCCGTCGTTGAGGAAACGCAGCAGTTTGGTCTGCATACGCGGCGACATTTCGCCGATCTCATCCAGCAGCACCGAGCCGCCGTTGGCCTGCTCGAAGAAGCCCTTCTTGCCTTCCAGCGCGTTGGGATAAGCGCCCGGCGCATGGCCGAACAGCTCGCTCTCCACCACGTCATCCGGCAGTGCGGCGCAGTTCAGCGCCAGGAACGGCTGTTTGCCGCGCGGGCTGCGCAAATGGCAGGCGCGGGCCAGAATATCCTTGCCGGTGCCGGTATCGCCGACGATCAGCAGCGGCGCATCGAGCATCGCCAACTTGCGCGCCTGCTCCAGCACGTGACGCATCTTGGCGCTTACCGCGACGATGTGGTCGAATTCGGTATCGTCGTTCACCGACAGATTTTGCAGCTGGCGGCCCATGCGCGCGGTGGACTTCAGCATCACCACCGCGCCGACCGCGGCCGGCTGCTGCTGTTCGTCTTCCAGATAGATGGGCGTGATGTCCATCAGGAAGTCCTGGCTGCGGATCACCACCCGCTCGGAGTGCGGCGCCGTATGCTCGCTCTCCAGCCAGCGGCTGAAGTTATAGCCGCCGATCAGCGCCCCGGCGGTCTGGTTGCGGATCTTGTCTTCGTTCAGGCTGAACAGCGCCTGCGCCGCCGGGTTGGCCAGCTCGACCTTGCCCTTCATGTCGATCGAGAACACCGGTTCCGGCATCGATTCCAGCAGCGCGCGCAGCGCGCGGTGCTCGCGTTCGGAAGGCATAAAGCTGACGGTGCGCACGTCGGTCACGCCGGCGATGCGGCGGATCTCCGCCATCAGCGCGCGGAAAGTATCGAACTCCAGCTGGGAGAAATTGAGGTAAATGCGGCCGATGGGATCGATCTCGATGCCACGTAAGTCAATGCTGCGCGATACCAAAAGATCGAGTAATTCTCGAGTGAGACCGA comes from Serratia sarumanii and encodes:
- the tyrR gene encoding transcriptional regulator TyrR; the encoded protein is MRLEVFCEDRLGLTRELLDLLVSRSIDLRGIEIDPIGRIYLNFSQLEFDTFRALMAEIRRIAGVTDVRTVSFMPSEREHRALRALLESMPEPVFSIDMKGKVELANPAAQALFSLNEDKIRNQTAGALIGGYNFSRWLESEHTAPHSERVVIRSQDFLMDITPIYLEDEQQQPAAVGAVVMLKSTARMGRQLQNLSVNDDTEFDHIVAVSAKMRHVLEQARKLAMLDAPLLIVGDTGTGKDILARACHLRSPRGKQPFLALNCAALPDDVVESELFGHAPGAYPNALEGKKGFFEQANGGSVLLDEIGEMSPRMQTKLLRFLNDGTFRRVGEEHEVHVDVRVICATQKNLTELVQRGEFREDLYYRLNVLTITIPPLRERPQDIMPLTELFVARFADEQGVARPKLASDLGGFLSKYGWPGNVRQLKNAIYRALTQTEGYELRPQDIVLPEFEVEMSLGDEVLDGSLDDISKRFERSVLTRLYRTYPSTRKLAKRLGVSHTAIANKLREYGLSSRKGGAEGEE
- the tpx gene encoding thiol peroxidase; translated protein: MTQTVHFQGNPVSVAGKLPQQGEQAKAFSLVAKDLSDVALSSFAGKRKVLNIFPSIDTGVCATSVRKFNQLASGLDNTVVLCISADLPFAQSRFCGAEGLSNVVTLSTLRGAEFKQAYGVEIAEGPLAGLTARAVVVLDGQDNVLYSELVNEITTEPDYDAALAALK